From a region of the Pseudanabaena sp. ABRG5-3 genome:
- a CDS encoding DUF6036 family nucleotidyltransferase, with protein sequence MRSNVDPQKIEQLMKALGREARGSGCIYFTGGASALLIGWRSSTVDIDIRLDPEPLGIFQAIAKLKQELDINIELASPQDFLPPLPGWRDRSVFIGRYGEISFYHYDFTAQALSKISRGYNRDIDDVLAMYEQKLFSLDKLRDCFEAITSELIRFPSLNPDLLKNRIEQFIERCENKSERNQ encoded by the coding sequence ATGCGCTCAAATGTCGATCCTCAAAAGATCGAACAACTCATGAAAGCCTTAGGTAGAGAAGCCCGTGGTTCTGGCTGCATCTACTTTACAGGTGGCGCTAGTGCTTTACTCATTGGTTGGCGTAGCTCTACAGTAGATATCGATATTCGTCTAGATCCTGAACCACTAGGAATTTTTCAAGCGATCGCCAAGCTCAAACAAGAATTAGACATCAATATTGAACTAGCCTCTCCACAGGACTTCTTACCACCACTTCCAGGATGGCGTGATAGAAGTGTTTTTATTGGAAGATACGGTGAAATCTCATTTTATCATTATGACTTCACAGCCCAAGCCCTTTCTAAAATATCTAGAGGATATAACCGCGACATTGATGATGTTCTAGCCATGTATGAACAGAAGTTATTTTCTTTAGATAAACTACGTGATTGCTTTGAAGCGATCACATCTGAATTGATCCGATTTCCTTCTCTTAATCCCGATCTTCTGAAAAATAGAATTGAACAATTCATTGAGCGTTGTGAAAATAAATCAGAAAGGAATCAATAA
- a CDS encoding SpvB/TcaC N-terminal domain-containing protein, whose product MRLPFIEEDVVRLNTRSKRTDWMFEVVFDYGDHYLTQPRQQSISVNLSMHKAKGKNYHD is encoded by the coding sequence ATGCGACTTCCTTTCATAGAAGAGGATGTAGTACGCCTAAACACACGTAGTAAACGAACCGATTGGATGTTTGAGGTAGTTTTTGACTACGGAGATCACTATTTAACGCAGCCACGTCAGCAGTCCATCTCAGTTAATCTATCGATGCACAAAGCCAAAGGGAAAAACTATCATGACTGA
- a CDS encoding DUF6623 family protein yields MALAHAMWIHGHSMTIERTDRVALLERKGFFIRVIGFPFSANWFHFAIPTPVIVNDDRLRVGSVLLRFRTGSGTFLKAVHVWDGETRILTDDSIDPETSEDFRMSRFDVPDNPEVRWGVGISLNVEFGDSAGFSGDQRPLMFDVSSAGCDFLS; encoded by the coding sequence ATGGCGTTAGCACATGCAATGTGGATCCACGGGCATTCGATGACAATCGAGCGTACCGACCGAGTCGCATTATTGGAACGAAAGGGATTTTTCATCCGAGTGATTGGGTTTCCATTTTCGGCAAACTGGTTTCATTTTGCCATTCCGACTCCGGTGATCGTCAATGACGATCGTCTACGCGTCGGGTCTGTTTTGCTCAGGTTCCGAACAGGTAGCGGGACATTCCTTAAAGCCGTCCACGTTTGGGATGGTGAGACTCGAATCCTAACGGACGACAGCATCGATCCAGAGACCAGCGAAGATTTTCGGATGTCGCGATTCGACGTTCCAGACAACCCCGAGGTTCGTTGGGGAGTTGGCATTTCACTCAACGTCGAGTTTGGCGATTCGGCTGGCTTCAGCGGTGACCAGAGACCGTTGATGTTTGACGTGAGTTCTGCGGGATGCGACTTCCTTTCATAG
- a CDS encoding GNAT family N-acetyltransferase — MIFETQNLILKPILESDLSTLHKIFTDSYVRKYLCDDQVFSLQQVEEMLKQSIKHFEEEKFGLWFIKINSESEIIGFVGLWYFFEEEQPQLVYALLPKAIKKGYATEAATKILEYCFDELGYEYLVASCDQPNIASQKVAERLGMRKVEEKNVNGSPILFFRIEKLY, encoded by the coding sequence ATGATATTTGAAACTCAGAACTTGATTTTAAAACCGATTTTGGAGAGTGATCTCAGCACACTCCATAAGATTTTTACTGATTCCTACGTCAGGAAGTATTTATGTGACGATCAAGTTTTCTCTTTGCAGCAGGTTGAAGAAATGCTCAAACAGAGCATAAAGCACTTTGAAGAAGAAAAGTTCGGTCTTTGGTTCATCAAGATAAATAGTGAAAGTGAAATCATTGGATTTGTTGGTTTGTGGTATTTCTTTGAAGAAGAACAGCCCCAGTTGGTCTATGCCTTGCTACCTAAAGCGATCAAAAAAGGCTACGCTACTGAAGCTGCAACCAAAATACTAGAGTATTGTTTTGATGAACTCGGTTATGAGTATCTTGTAGCAAGCTGCGATCAGCCAAACATTGCGTCGCAAAAAGTAGCGGAAAGGCTAGGCATGAGGAAAGTGGAAGAAAAAAATGTGAATGGGAGTCCTATATTGTTCTTTAGAATTGAAAAGTTGTATTAA